In Duganella zoogloeoides, a single genomic region encodes these proteins:
- a CDS encoding ABC transporter permease/M1 family aminopeptidase encodes MFAIALFEARQRLRLLSTWVYFAGFLALTLLWMAAAGGYFKGSSIAFGATAINSPRSLMFTVSALGSLGVIVIAAVMGRSVQQDFEHDMQHFFFSAPIRKHQYIFGRFLGAYLTLAVIFTSIILGTWLGSLLPGIDPERLGQPGAPGYLVPYLVVILPNIFIFGAVFFILAALTRRMLPVYISSVVMLIGYIIAPSLARDLDFKTLAALIDPFGTTAVIRLTEYWPIVERNTRMFWPEGVYLVNRALWSSFALAGLLLGYWRFHFIATSDSGRQGGAEAPRVLTAAATNTAETPDFASRSLGLLLVRMSWLNLRETIKNIYFLVLVLAGVLMMVASGLEFAPLYGTSTYPATYLVLESASETFALFMMVITTFYAGELVWREREAHMGQMLDALPVPGWLPLLAKLFALIGLQALLMLVVMLTGMAIQIGKGYFVLEPGLYLYHLFLLQLPGYALGAVLAVALQVLINQRYLAYFAMIVYYVAAVTISSLGLGDPLLLYGEMPRFVYSAMNGYGHYLPRERWFEAYWLGAAIVLMVLAVLFWARGTNDGWRQRLQLARRRLSLPVLTAMAAGTLVFAGAGAVLFYNTHVLNRYQSAWQKDVARADYERRYKQYAVLPQPRITDVKLDVAITPETRSLVVHGRYVLQNKTAQPVADIIIHQDPTATGWRARFSQAVRPGVQDANLGFYSYRLATPLAPGARLALEFDVEFIPRGILGMGQDTPVVNNGTFFNNGVLPHIGYQPSNELADARDRRKHGLAARERMLPRDDAGGLANNFAANDADAITFDAVVSTSDSQVAVAPGTLVKEWSAKGRHYYHYRVAQPMLNFYAFQSARYLVKRDWWQDVGIEIYYHPGHEANLERMNRGIKQSLDYYTRNFGPYQHKVVRIVEFPRYATYAQAYPNTIAYSESLGFIARVNDSNPKDIDYPFYVTAHEVAHQWWGHQLVGGNVRGASVLSETLAEYSALMVMKHAYGEAKMRRFLYYDLYQYLVGRALERKKEMPLADNENQDYIHYRKGSLAMYQLQDLVGEDKINAVLKQLLAEHATKGGSGRYPGVTVLIDALRKVVTPDQAYLIDDLFNHIVLYDNRAVASTARKLADGRYEVNLVVSAAKSRSSGQGVERDVTLKDYIDIGVDDDNGAPLLRERKLIDQKDNRYTVIVKARPAKAGIDPDNKLIDRKPDDNMINVEL; translated from the coding sequence ATGTTCGCCATCGCCCTCTTCGAAGCGCGCCAGCGCCTCAGGCTGCTCTCCACCTGGGTGTATTTCGCCGGCTTTCTGGCGCTGACCCTGCTGTGGATGGCCGCTGCCGGCGGCTACTTCAAGGGCTCGAGCATCGCCTTCGGCGCCACCGCCATCAACTCGCCGCGCTCGCTGATGTTTACCGTCAGCGCGCTCGGTTCGCTCGGGGTGATCGTGATTGCCGCAGTGATGGGGCGCTCGGTGCAGCAGGACTTCGAGCACGACATGCAGCACTTCTTCTTCAGCGCGCCGATCAGGAAGCACCAGTACATCTTCGGCCGCTTCCTCGGCGCCTACCTGACCCTGGCGGTGATTTTCACCAGCATCATCCTCGGCACCTGGCTGGGCAGCCTGCTGCCGGGCATCGATCCGGAACGGCTGGGCCAGCCCGGCGCGCCCGGTTACCTGGTGCCGTACCTGGTGGTGATTTTGCCGAACATTTTCATTTTCGGCGCCGTGTTCTTCATCCTGGCCGCGCTCACCCGGCGCATGCTGCCCGTGTACATCAGCAGCGTGGTCATGCTGATCGGCTACATCATCGCGCCCAGCCTGGCGCGCGATCTCGACTTCAAAACCCTGGCCGCGCTGATCGATCCGTTCGGCACCACGGCCGTGATCCGCCTCACCGAATACTGGCCCATCGTCGAGCGCAACACGCGCATGTTCTGGCCCGAAGGCGTGTACCTGGTCAACCGCGCGCTGTGGTCGTCGTTCGCGCTGGCCGGCCTGCTGCTCGGCTACTGGCGCTTCCACTTCATCGCCACCAGCGACAGCGGCCGCCAGGGCGGCGCCGAGGCGCCGCGCGTGCTGACTGCCGCCGCCACCAATACCGCAGAAACACCCGACTTCGCTTCGCGCAGCCTGGGCCTGCTGCTGGTACGCATGAGCTGGCTGAACCTGCGCGAAACCATCAAGAACATCTATTTCCTGGTGCTGGTGCTGGCCGGCGTGCTGATGATGGTGGCCAGCGGACTGGAATTCGCACCGCTGTACGGCACCAGCACCTACCCTGCCACGTACCTGGTGCTCGAATCGGCATCCGAGACGTTCGCGCTGTTCATGATGGTGATCACCACGTTCTACGCGGGCGAACTGGTGTGGCGCGAACGCGAAGCGCACATGGGGCAGATGCTCGACGCGCTGCCGGTGCCGGGCTGGCTGCCGCTGCTCGCCAAGCTGTTCGCGCTGATCGGCCTGCAGGCGCTCTTGATGCTGGTGGTGATGTTGACCGGCATGGCGATCCAGATCGGCAAGGGATATTTTGTGCTCGAACCAGGGCTGTACCTGTACCACCTGTTCCTGCTGCAACTTCCCGGCTATGCGCTGGGCGCCGTGCTGGCGGTCGCGCTGCAAGTGCTGATCAACCAGCGCTACCTGGCGTACTTCGCCATGATCGTGTACTACGTGGCGGCGGTGACCATCTCCTCGCTGGGGCTGGGCGACCCGCTGCTGCTGTATGGCGAAATGCCGCGTTTCGTGTACTCGGCCATGAACGGCTACGGCCACTACCTGCCGCGCGAGCGCTGGTTCGAAGCCTACTGGCTTGGCGCGGCGATCGTGCTGATGGTGCTGGCGGTACTGTTCTGGGCGCGCGGCACCAACGACGGCTGGCGCCAGCGCCTGCAACTGGCGCGCCGCCGCCTGAGCTTGCCGGTACTGACGGCAATGGCGGCGGGCACCCTGGTGTTCGCCGGCGCCGGCGCCGTGCTGTTCTATAACACTCACGTGCTCAACCGCTACCAGTCGGCCTGGCAAAAAGATGTGGCCCGCGCCGACTACGAGCGCCGCTACAAGCAGTACGCGGTGCTGCCGCAGCCGCGCATCACCGACGTCAAGCTCGATGTGGCCATCACGCCCGAAACACGCAGCCTGGTCGTGCACGGCCGCTACGTCCTGCAGAACAAGACTGCGCAGCCGGTGGCCGACATCATCATCCACCAGGACCCGACCGCCACCGGCTGGCGCGCGCGCTTCAGCCAGGCGGTGCGTCCCGGCGTGCAGGATGCCAATCTGGGCTTCTACAGCTACAGGCTGGCCACGCCGCTGGCGCCCGGTGCGCGCTTGGCGCTCGAATTCGACGTGGAGTTCATTCCCCGTGGCATCCTCGGCATGGGCCAGGACACGCCGGTGGTAAACAACGGCACCTTCTTCAACAACGGCGTGCTGCCGCACATCGGCTACCAGCCCTCGAACGAACTGGCCGACGCCCGCGACCGCCGCAAGCACGGCCTGGCGGCGCGCGAACGCATGCTGCCGCGCGACGACGCCGGCGGCCTGGCCAACAACTTCGCCGCCAACGACGCCGACGCCATTACCTTCGATGCCGTGGTCAGCACCAGCGACAGCCAGGTAGCGGTGGCGCCGGGCACGCTGGTCAAGGAATGGAGCGCCAAGGGGCGCCATTACTACCATTACCGGGTGGCGCAGCCGATGCTCAATTTCTACGCCTTCCAGTCGGCGCGCTACCTTGTAAAACGCGACTGGTGGCAGGATGTCGGCATCGAGATTTACTATCACCCGGGCCACGAGGCCAACCTCGAACGGATGAACCGGGGCATCAAGCAGTCGCTCGACTACTACACCCGCAACTTCGGCCCGTACCAGCACAAGGTGGTGCGCATCGTCGAGTTCCCGCGCTACGCCACGTATGCGCAGGCGTATCCGAACACGATCGCGTATTCGGAATCGCTGGGCTTCATCGCCCGCGTCAACGACAGCAATCCGAAGGATATCGACTACCCGTTTTACGTGACCGCGCACGAAGTGGCGCACCAGTGGTGGGGCCACCAGCTAGTTGGCGGCAACGTGCGCGGCGCCAGTGTGCTGTCGGAAACCCTGGCCGAATATTCGGCGCTGATGGTGATGAAGCACGCCTACGGCGAAGCGAAAATGCGGCGCTTCCTGTACTACGACCTGTACCAGTACCTGGTGGGGCGCGCGCTCGAGCGCAAGAAAGAAATGCCGCTGGCCGACAATGAAAACCAGGACTATATCCACTATCGCAAGGGCAGCCTGGCCATGTACCAGTTGCAGGACCTGGTGGGCGAGGACAAGATCAACGCCGTGCTCAAGCAGCTGCTGGCCGAACACGCCACGAAAGGCGGCAGCGGCCGGTACCCGGGCGTGACGGTGCTGATCGACGCCCTGCGCAAGGTGGTCACGCCCGACCAGGCCTACCTGATCGACGACCTGTTCAACCACATCGTCCTGTACGACAACCGCGCAGTCGCCAGCACCGCGCGCAAGCTGGCGGACGGCCGCTACGAGGTGAACCTGGTGGTGAGCGCCGCCAAGTCGCGCTCGAGCGGCCAGGGCGTGGAACGCGACGTGACCTTGAAAGACTACATCGACATTGGCGTGGACGACGACAACGGCGCGCCGCTGCTGCGCGAGCGCAAGCTGATCGACCAGAAGGACAACCGCTACACGGTCATCGTCAAAGCCCGCCCCGCCAAGGCCGGCATCGACCCCGACAACAAGCTGATCGACCGCAAACCCGACGACAACATGATCAACGTCGAGCTATAA
- a CDS encoding ABC transporter ATP-binding protein — protein MELRISNLSKTYANGVVALDNISLTIPAGMFGLLGPNGAGKSTLMRTLATLQECDAGSVFLDDIDVLDEKDAVRRVLGYLPQDFGLYPKVTAYEMLDHFATLKGLSNRNRRREVVDGLLQQTNLFEVRHQRLGGFSGGMRQRFGIAQALLGDPKLIIVDEPTAGLDPQERVRFHNLLSDIGDDKTVILSTHIVSDVADLCANMAIINQGHLLLCGPTQELIHDVSDKIWARFIDKRDLPSFQIRHPVISSRLLSGRTLIHVYSETDPGDGFEEALGDLEDVYFATIAGRHRAAANCD, from the coding sequence ATGGAATTACGCATCAGCAACTTGTCCAAGACCTACGCGAATGGCGTGGTGGCGCTGGACAATATTTCGCTCACCATCCCGGCCGGGATGTTCGGCTTGCTCGGCCCGAACGGCGCCGGCAAATCGACGCTGATGCGCACCCTGGCCACCTTGCAGGAGTGCGATGCCGGCTCGGTGTTCCTCGACGATATCGACGTGCTCGACGAAAAAGACGCGGTGCGCCGCGTGCTCGGCTACCTGCCGCAGGATTTCGGCCTGTACCCGAAGGTGACGGCGTACGAGATGCTCGACCATTTCGCCACGCTCAAGGGCTTGTCGAATCGTAACCGCCGGCGCGAAGTGGTCGATGGCTTGTTGCAGCAAACCAACCTGTTCGAGGTGCGGCACCAGCGTCTCGGCGGCTTTTCGGGCGGCATGCGCCAGCGTTTCGGCATCGCCCAGGCGCTGCTGGGCGACCCCAAGCTGATCATCGTCGATGAACCCACGGCCGGGCTCGATCCACAGGAGCGGGTACGCTTCCACAACCTGCTGTCCGACATCGGCGACGACAAGACCGTGATTTTATCCACCCACATCGTCAGCGACGTGGCCGACCTGTGCGCCAACATGGCCATCATCAACCAGGGCCACCTGCTGCTGTGCGGCCCCACCCAGGAACTGATCCACGATGTCAGCGACAAGATCTGGGCCCGCTTCATCGACAAGCGCGACCTGCCCTCGTTCCAGATCCGCCATCCGGTCATTTCCTCGCGCCTGCTGTCTGGCCGCACCCTGATCCACGTGTACAGCGAAACCGATCCCGGCGACGGCTTCGAAGAAGCGCTGGGCGACCTGGAAGACGTGTACTTCGCCACCATCGCCGGCCGCCACCGCGCCGCCGCGAACTGCGACTAA
- a CDS encoding ABC transporter permease → MWTIYLKELLELIRDRKTFIFTIVIPVFAMPLIFAAFGMLSSSMFKQAREAEMAYAIFGQEHAPALAQRFAAEPSFKRVALAAPADIRAAIADERIKFALVIPAAAQNTLARREQSQIELHYNSAATIDVTRKRVMAVLAVENNALRQQALADMGLSAPQQRYVLDPVALLDRSTANKREQMGAMMGGMVPYLLLMVCLLAAMYPAIDTGAGEKERGTLETLLLAPVSRTAIVLAKFLMLFTVGLTSALLMIASLGAVLTFGGHLFSGDLAQVVRSINMLDLALLAVMLVPTAAIFAAILLAISIYAKSYKEAAGMISPLIIVIILPTMVALLPGVEMNWGWAMVPLTNVALAMKELVKGTMEYRMLSAIMLSSTVTAGLLLAMCRWWFNREQVLFRN, encoded by the coding sequence ATGTGGACCATCTACCTGAAAGAATTGCTGGAGCTGATACGCGACCGCAAGACTTTCATTTTCACCATCGTCATCCCGGTGTTTGCCATGCCGCTGATCTTTGCCGCCTTCGGCATGCTGTCCTCGTCGATGTTCAAGCAGGCGCGCGAAGCGGAGATGGCATACGCAATCTTCGGCCAGGAGCACGCGCCCGCGCTGGCGCAGCGCTTCGCCGCCGAACCGAGCTTCAAGCGGGTGGCGCTGGCCGCGCCTGCCGACATCCGCGCCGCGATTGCCGACGAACGGATCAAGTTCGCGCTGGTGATCCCGGCAGCGGCGCAGAATACCCTGGCGCGCCGCGAACAATCGCAAATCGAGCTGCATTACAACAGCGCCGCCACCATCGACGTCACCCGCAAGCGGGTGATGGCGGTGCTGGCCGTTGAAAACAATGCCTTGCGCCAGCAGGCGCTGGCCGACATGGGCCTCTCCGCGCCGCAGCAGCGCTACGTGCTCGACCCGGTCGCCCTGCTCGACCGCTCTACTGCCAACAAGCGCGAACAAATGGGCGCGATGATGGGCGGCATGGTGCCGTATTTGCTATTGATGGTGTGCCTGCTGGCAGCCATGTACCCGGCCATCGACACCGGCGCTGGCGAAAAGGAAAGAGGCACGCTGGAAACCTTGCTGCTCGCGCCAGTCTCGCGCACGGCCATCGTGCTGGCCAAGTTCCTGATGTTGTTTACGGTGGGACTGACCTCGGCGCTGTTGATGATCGCGAGCCTGGGCGCGGTGCTCACCTTTGGCGGCCACTTGTTCAGCGGCGACCTGGCCCAGGTGGTGCGTTCGATTAACATGCTCGACCTGGCACTGCTGGCAGTAATGCTGGTGCCCACGGCAGCCATCTTTGCCGCCATACTGCTGGCGATCTCGATTTACGCCAAGAGCTACAAGGAGGCGGCCGGCATGATCTCGCCGCTGATCATCGTCATCATCCTGCCCACCATGGTGGCGCTGCTGCCCGGCGTGGAAATGAACTGGGGCTGGGCCATGGTGCCGCTGACCAACGTGGCGCTGGCCATGAAGGAGCTGGTCAAGGGCACCATGGAATACCGCATGTTGTCCGCCATCATGCTCTCGTCCACGGTCACGGCCGGGCTGCTGCTGGCCATGTGCCGGTGGTGGTTCAACCGCGAGCAGGTCCTGTTCAGGAATTAA
- a CDS encoding ABC transporter ATP-binding protein, whose product MIEVKGLAKRFRLPKRGAAPASARDVREHDGWFHAVRDVSFSCAPGEVLGLLGPNGAGKTTTLRLLSTALTPDAGSIHANGVDLLRDPLVARQYIGFLSGSTGLYGRLTARENVEYFGKLHGMRPDHLKRRCDELFTLLDMNEYGNKRADQLSTGMKQKCAIARTVVHEPQIVILDEPTTGLDVMSAKILLDFIASYKALRVPLIFSTHHLHEVEKVCDRVCIVNHGVTAFHGTVDALRHLGGSADLYDAFVGVIHRGG is encoded by the coding sequence ATGATCGAGGTGAAAGGCCTGGCGAAACGTTTCCGCCTGCCCAAGCGTGGCGCCGCGCCGGCCTCCGCGCGCGATGTGCGCGAGCACGACGGCTGGTTCCACGCGGTGCGCGATGTGTCCTTCAGTTGCGCTCCCGGCGAAGTGCTGGGTTTGCTCGGCCCCAACGGCGCCGGCAAGACCACCACCCTGCGCCTGCTCTCCACCGCGCTGACGCCGGACGCCGGCAGCATCCACGCCAACGGCGTCGACCTGTTGCGCGATCCGCTGGTGGCGCGCCAGTATATCGGCTTCCTGTCCGGCAGCACCGGCCTGTACGGCCGCCTGACCGCGCGCGAAAACGTCGAGTACTTCGGCAAGCTGCACGGCATGCGGCCCGATCACCTGAAACGCCGCTGCGACGAACTGTTTACGTTGCTGGACATGAACGAGTACGGCAACAAGCGCGCCGACCAGCTCTCCACCGGCATGAAGCAGAAATGCGCGATCGCCCGCACCGTGGTGCACGAGCCGCAAATCGTCATCCTCGACGAACCCACCACCGGCCTGGACGTGATGTCGGCCAAGATCCTGCTCGACTTTATCGCCAGCTACAAGGCGCTGCGGGTGCCGCTGATCTTTTCCACCCACCACCTGCACGAGGTGGAAAAAGTGTGCGACCGCGTGTGCATCGTCAACCACGGCGTGACCGCTTTCCACGGCACCGTGGACGCGCTGCGCCACCTGGGCGGCAGCGCCGACCTGTACGACGCCTTTGTGGGCGTCATCCATCGCGGAGGCTAG
- the coq7 gene encoding 2-polyprenyl-3-methyl-6-methoxy-1,4-benzoquinone monooxygenase → MAAHFHNPLDRFISGADKALRVIAGVASASRPTPGQFAPDAELSEEERRHAAGLMRVNHVGEVCAQALYNSQARFARTEQIRQQFEHSSREEEDHLAWTAQRLGELGSHTSVLNPLFYAGSYALGTVAALLGDPKSLGFVVETERQVEAHLQSHLEKLPPQDIKSRAIVDQMRLDEIEHGAAAQALGAAEMPAPVKAVMAVMGKVMTTTAYRV, encoded by the coding sequence ATGGCTGCCCATTTCCACAATCCCCTCGACCGTTTTATCTCCGGCGCCGACAAGGCCCTGCGCGTGATCGCTGGCGTTGCCTCGGCTTCGCGACCGACCCCGGGCCAGTTTGCGCCTGATGCCGAGCTCAGCGAAGAAGAACGCCGCCACGCCGCCGGCCTGATGCGGGTGAATCATGTGGGGGAAGTGTGTGCGCAGGCGCTGTACAACTCGCAGGCGCGCTTTGCCCGCACCGAGCAAATCCGCCAGCAGTTCGAGCACTCGAGCCGCGAGGAAGAAGACCACCTGGCCTGGACCGCGCAGCGACTGGGCGAACTCGGTTCGCATACCAGCGTGCTCAATCCCCTGTTCTACGCCGGTTCGTATGCGCTGGGCACGGTAGCAGCCTTGCTGGGCGATCCGAAAAGCCTGGGGTTTGTGGTAGAAACCGAACGCCAGGTGGAAGCCCACCTGCAAAGCCACCTGGAAAAACTGCCGCCGCAGGATATCAAATCGCGCGCGATCGTGGACCAGATGCGGCTCGATGAAATCGAACACGGCGCGGCCGCGCAGGCGCTGGGCGCGGCAGAGATGCCGGCGCCGGTGAAAGCAGTCATGGCAGTCATGGGCAAGGTGATGACCACGACTGCTTACCGCGTCTAA
- a CDS encoding OsmC family protein: MECKVSWNGPSGMSFLAQTGSGHLVNMDGAPEGGGNNLAPRPMEMVLLGTGGCTAYDVVLILKKGRADIRGCECTLKADRAETDPKVFTKINFHFTVTGKGLKPEAVERAISLSHDKYCSASIMIGKTAEITHSFEIVEVA, translated from the coding sequence ATGGAATGCAAAGTCAGCTGGAATGGCCCGTCGGGCATGAGTTTCCTGGCCCAGACCGGTTCGGGCCACCTGGTCAACATGGATGGCGCGCCCGAGGGCGGCGGCAACAACCTGGCGCCACGGCCGATGGAAATGGTGTTGCTGGGTACCGGTGGCTGCACCGCCTATGACGTGGTGCTGATCCTGAAAAAAGGCCGCGCCGACATTCGCGGCTGCGAATGCACGCTCAAGGCCGACCGCGCCGAGACCGATCCGAAGGTGTTCACCAAGATCAACTTCCACTTCACGGTGACCGGCAAGGGCCTGAAACCGGAAGCGGTAGAACGGGCGATCTCGCTGTCGCACGACAAGTATTGCTCGGCATCGATCATGATCGGCAAGACCGCCGAGATCACCCACTCGTTTGAAATAGTAGAGGTCGCTTAG
- the rplM gene encoding 50S ribosomal protein L13, protein MKTFSAKGHEVQRDWFVIDATDKVLGRVASEVALRLRGKHKPEFTPHVDTGDYIVIINAGKLRVTGTKATEKTYYRHSGYPGGIYETNFLKMQQRFPGRALEKAVKGMLPKGPLGYAMIKKLKVYAEGSHPHAAQQPKALEI, encoded by the coding sequence ATGAAAACTTTTTCCGCTAAGGGCCATGAAGTCCAGCGTGATTGGTTCGTGATTGACGCGACGGACAAAGTCCTCGGACGTGTTGCCAGCGAAGTGGCACTCCGACTGCGCGGCAAACACAAGCCAGAATTTACTCCTCACGTCGATACCGGCGATTACATCGTCATCATCAACGCAGGCAAACTGCGCGTGACCGGCACCAAAGCAACCGAGAAGACCTACTACCGTCACTCGGGCTACCCAGGTGGCATCTACGAGACCAACTTCCTGAAAATGCAACAGCGTTTCCCAGGTCGCGCTCTGGAAAAAGCCGTCAAGGGCATGCTGCCAAAAGGCCCACTGGGCTACGCCATGATCAAGAAGCTGAAAGTGTACGCCGAAGGTTCGCACCCGCACGCTGCCCAGCAACCTAAAGCACTCGAAATCTAA
- the rpsI gene encoding 30S ribosomal protein S9 has product MIGNYNYGTGRRKSAVARVFIKVGTGQIIVNGKPAAEYFSRETGLMVIRQPLELTGNVERFDIKVNVHGGGESGQAGAVRHGITRALIDYDAALKPDLAKAGFVTRDAREVERKKVGLRKARRAKQFSKR; this is encoded by the coding sequence ATGATCGGTAACTACAATTACGGCACCGGCCGTCGCAAGAGTGCAGTAGCTCGTGTGTTCATCAAAGTTGGCACTGGCCAAATCATCGTTAACGGCAAGCCAGCTGCTGAGTACTTCTCGCGCGAAACCGGCCTGATGGTTATTCGTCAACCACTGGAACTGACCGGCAACGTCGAGCGTTTTGACATCAAAGTCAACGTGCACGGCGGCGGCGAGTCGGGCCAGGCAGGTGCTGTGCGTCACGGCATCACCCGCGCCCTGATCGACTACGATGCAGCGCTGAAACCGGACCTGGCCAAAGCCGGCTTCGTGACCCGCGATGCACGTGAAGTTGAGCGTAAAAAAGTTGGTCTGCGCAAAGCACGTCGCGCAAAACAATTCTCGAAGCGTTAA
- the argC gene encoding N-acetyl-gamma-glutamyl-phosphate reductase: protein MIKVGIVGGTGYTGVELLRLLAVHPDVQLTAITSRKEDGLPVADMFPSLRGSVDIAFSSPDKADLTQCDVVFFATPHGVAMAQAPALLAAGVKVIDLAADFRIKDKAVFEKWYKIEHTCPELLEEAAYGLAELNRAAIQGARLVANPGCYPTTMQLGYYPLLKAGLIDAGGLIADCKSGVSGAGRKAEIGTLFSESSDNFKAYGVAGHRHTPETSAQLQKFTEDKVALVFTPHLVPMIRGMHSTLYGRLTKDVTNEELQALFEEQYKDSPFVDVMPFGSHPETRSTRGSNMLRLALHRPDNGNTVIVLVVQDNLVKGASGQAVQCMNLMFGLEETTGLKQIALLP, encoded by the coding sequence ATGATCAAAGTTGGCATCGTCGGCGGCACCGGATACACCGGAGTGGAATTGCTGCGACTGTTGGCAGTCCACCCTGACGTGCAGTTGACGGCCATTACGTCGCGCAAGGAAGATGGCTTGCCGGTTGCCGATATGTTCCCTTCGCTGCGCGGCAGCGTGGACATCGCTTTCTCGTCGCCCGACAAGGCCGACCTGACCCAGTGCGACGTGGTGTTCTTCGCCACCCCGCACGGCGTGGCCATGGCCCAGGCGCCGGCGCTGTTGGCGGCCGGCGTCAAGGTCATCGACCTGGCGGCCGACTTCCGCATCAAGGACAAGGCCGTCTTTGAAAAATGGTACAAGATCGAGCACACCTGCCCGGAACTCCTGGAAGAAGCCGCCTATGGCCTGGCCGAACTGAACCGCGCAGCGATCCAGGGCGCGCGCCTGGTCGCCAATCCTGGCTGCTATCCGACCACCATGCAGCTCGGCTACTACCCGCTGCTCAAGGCCGGCCTGATCGACGCCGGCGGCCTGATCGCCGACTGCAAGTCGGGCGTGTCCGGCGCCGGTCGCAAGGCGGAAATCGGCACCCTGTTCTCCGAGTCGAGCGACAACTTCAAGGCCTACGGCGTAGCCGGCCACCGCCACACGCCGGAAACCTCGGCCCAGCTGCAAAAGTTCACCGAAGATAAAGTGGCCCTGGTCTTCACGCCGCACCTGGTACCGATGATCCGTGGCATGCATTCCACGCTGTACGGTCGCCTGACCAAAGATGTCACCAACGAGGAACTGCAGGCATTGTTCGAAGAGCAGTACAAGGACAGCCCGTTCGTCGACGTGATGCCGTTCGGCTCGCATCCTGAAACCCGCTCCACCCGCGGCTCGAACATGCTGCGCCTGGCGCTGCACCGTCCGGACAACGGCAATACCGTGATCGTGCTGGTAGTGCAGGACAACCTGGTCAAGGGTGCATCCGGCCAGGCCGTGCAGTGCATGAACCTGATGTTCGGCCTGGAAGAGACCACCGGACTGAAACAAATCGCGCTGTTGCCTTGA
- the erpA gene encoding iron-sulfur cluster insertion protein ErpA, with the protein MNAVAESLDVMPAPIVFTDSAAEKVAQLIEEEGNPDLKLRVFVQGGGCSGFQYGFTFDEIVNEDDTTMVKNGVELLIDSMSYQYLVGAEIDYKDDLEGAQFVIKNPSATSTCGCGSSFSV; encoded by the coding sequence ATGAATGCTGTTGCTGAAAGTCTGGACGTAATGCCAGCTCCTATCGTGTTTACCGATAGCGCTGCCGAAAAAGTCGCCCAACTGATCGAGGAAGAGGGCAATCCCGACCTGAAATTGCGCGTGTTCGTGCAGGGTGGCGGTTGCTCCGGCTTCCAGTACGGTTTCACGTTTGATGAAATCGTCAACGAAGACGACACCACCATGGTCAAGAACGGCGTCGAGCTGTTGATCGATTCGATGAGCTACCAGTACCTGGTCGGCGCGGAAATCGACTACAAGGACGACCTCGAAGGCGCCCAGTTCGTGATCAAGAACCCGTCGGCCACCTCGACCTGCGGTTGCGGTTCGTCGTTCTCGGTGTAA